The region AATAAACAGCCAataaatccacgcagggataacaaACCCTAACACAAAAGACTAACACAAAAACcaggaaacaatcacgcacaaaacataatgagaaccagagggttataTAGGAAAATAATCATaacgaaatgggaaccaggtgtgaacaatcaagacataacaaatggaaaaagaaactttgatcagtggcagctagaaagccggcgacgacgaccgccgaatgccgcccgaacaaggagaggcaccaacttcggcagaAGTTAGTGACACTTTTACAGTGTAGTGATAGCCAACTTGTAAACTACTGTTAAATTCACAGTAACCCTTTTACAGTGTAGTGATAGccaacctgtaaactactgtcaaATTCACAGTAACCCTTTTACAGTGTGGTGATAGccaacctgtaaactactgtaaaaTTCCCAGTAACCCCTTTACAGTGTGGTGATAGccaacctgtaaactactgtaaaattcacagtaacccctttacagtgtggtgatagccaacctgtaaactactgtcaaattcacagtaacccctttacagtgtagTGATAGCCAACAAAGGAAATCATGATCATTACTTTTCACCATAGTCAGTATAGCATCATTCATTTACATAAACACTACAGTGCAAGCtacaaggcacacacacacacacactcacacacactctcacacacacacacacacacacacacacacacacacacacacacacacacacacacacacacacacacacacacacacacacacacacacatacacatacacatacacacacacacacacacacacacacacacacacacaccatagagcCGCTGTCACAGGCGTGAGAGGCGGGAGAGTTTCTCattaagtcactgtttgttttcATTCTTGTAAAATGAATCCACACAGCGGTCATGGAGCTCCCAGCAGCTCTAAAGCAACAGATTACTCTCATATGAAGTCCCCACACACAGACTTTGGCTTTCAGTGTCTTGTGTCTCATCTTCCAATCCCCCTCCCTAAAAGGACTCACCCCAGCAGTGGCATCTTGCTGTCACATTAATGATGcatccaaaatgacaccctattcatagtgcaatactttggaccagagcactatgggacCTGGTTAAAagcagtacactacataggggataggaTGCATTTAGGATGGCAGACTAGCTGTTTACTCCTTTGAAGTGTCACAGCTGGCGAGTCTGGTGGGGGGGGCGCTAGCTTCAGCAGGGAGCGCTACTCATCATCTCAGGAACTAGCCGGTCCTGGCTGCACTGTTCACATCAATGGGATGGGGTCATCTCAGGGACTAGCTGGTCCTGGCTGCACTGTTCACATCAATGGGATGGGGTCATCTCAGTGACTAGCTGGTCCTGGCTGCACTGTTCACATCAATGGGATGGGGTCATCTCAGGAACTAGCTGGTCCTGGCTGCACTGTTCACATCAATGGGATGGGGTCATCTCAGTGACTAGCTGGTCCTGGCTGCACTGTTCACATCAATGGGATGGGGTCATCTCAGTGACTAGCTGGTCCTGGCTGCACTGTTCACATCAATGGGACGGGGTCATCTCAGGGACTAGCTGGTCCTGGCTGCACTATTCACATCAATGGGATGGGGTCATCTCAGTGACTAGCTGGTCCTGGCTGCACTGTTCACATCAATGGGATGGGGTCATCTCAGGGACTAGCTGGTCCTGGCTGCACTATTCACATCAATGGGACGGGGTCATCTCAGGGACTAGCTGGTCCTGGCTGCACTGTTCACATCAATGGGACGGGGTCATCTCAGGGACTAGCTGGTCCTGGCTGCACTGTTCACATCAATGGGACGGGGTCATCTCAGGGACTAGCTGGTCCTGGCTGCACTGTTCACATCAATGGGATGGGGTCATCTCAGTGACTGGCTGGTCCTGGCTGCACTGTTCACATCAATGGGACGGGGTCATCTCAGGAACTAGCTGGTCCTGGCTGCACTGTTCACATCAATGGGACGGGGTCATCTCAGGAACTAGCTGGTCCTGGCTGCACTGTTCACATCAATGGGATGGGGTCATCTCAGTGACTAGCTGGTCCTGGCTGCACTGTTCACATCAATGGGACGGGGTCATCTCAGGAAATAGCTGGTCCTGGCTGCACTGTTCACATCAATGGGACGGGGTCATCTCAGGAACTAGCTGGTCCTGGCTGCACTGTTCACATCAATGGGATGGGGTCATCTCAGGAACTAGCTGGTCCTGGCTGGATCATTCACATCAATGGGATGGGGTCATCTCAGGAACTAGCTGGTCCTGGCTGGATCATTCACATCAATGGGATGGGGTCATCTCAGGAACTAGCTGGTCCTGGCTGCACTGTTCATATCAATGGGATGGGGTCATCTCAGGAACTAGCTGGTCCTGGCTGGATCATTCACATCAATGGGATGGGGTCATCTCAGGAACTAGCTGGTCCTGGCTGGATCACTCACATCAATGGGATGGGGTCATCTCAGGAACAAGCTGGTAGtaccattagtagtagtagtagtagtagtagtagtagtagtagtagtagtagtagtagtagtagaagtgatAGTAGTTagaatcagtagtagtagtagtggtagtagtagaagtagtagtagtgatagtgttagtagtagtagtagtagtagtagtagtagtagtagtagtagtagtagtgatagtgttagtagtaatagtagttagtatcagtagtagtagtagtagtagtagtagtagtagtgttattagtagtagtgatagtgttcgtggtagtagtagtagtagtagcagcagtagtagtgaaagtgttagtagtagtagtggtattagtaaTAGTGATAgggttggtagtagtagtgttctTAGTAATagtgacagcagcagcagcagcagcagcagcagcacagcagcagccagCATCCGCAgcggcagcagcaacagcagcagcagcagcagctagcactgcgcagcagcagcagcagcagcagcagcagcagcagcagcagcaacagcagccagcaccagcagcacagcagcagcagcagcagcagcagcaggccaaACCAGGGCAGCAGCGGCacaaggcagcagcagcagcagcagcagcagcagcaggacagcgccagcagcaacagcagccagcaccagcagcacagcagcagcactagcagcagcagcagcagcagcagtgccaCTAGCAGCAGCGACAGCGCCGGCAGCGgcggcagcaacagcagcagcagcagcagcagcagcagcagcagcagcagcagcagcgacagCCCTAgcagccgcagcagcagcagcagcagcagcagcagtgacagccgcggcagcagcagcagcacacagacagcggcggcagcagcagcagcagcagcgcggcagtgcagcagagcagcagcagtgctAGCACTAGCAGCAGCGCTAGCAGCAGCGACAGCGCCGGCAGCAGCaggccacagcagcagcagcagcagcaacagcagcagcagctccagcagagcagcagcgcgcagcagcagcagcagcggcggcagcagcagcactggcagcggcggcagcagcagcagcagcagcagcagcgcgcagcagcagcagcagcagcagcagcacagcgccagcagcagcagcagcagcagcagcagcagcagcagcagcagcagcagcagcagcacagcagcgacagcgccagcagcagcagcagcaggacagcgccagcagcagcagcagcagcagcagcagcacagcagcagcagagcagcagcagcgcgGCAGCGAAgcggcagcacagcagcagcagcagcagcgccagcagcagcagcagcagcagcagcagcagcaggcagcacagcagcagcagcagcagcggcagcagcacgaGCAGCGCCAGCAgcacagcgcagcagcagcagcagcagcgcattaccagcagcagcagcagcagcagagagtggcagagcagcagcagcagcagcagcagcagcagcagcacagcacagcgcagcagcagcacagcgccagcagcagcagcagcagcagcagcagcagcaacagcagcagcgcaGTGACACccgctagcagcagcagcagcggcagtgcagcaagcagcagcagcagcagcagcagcagcagcagcagcacaggcacagagcagcagcagcagcagcagcagcagcagcagcggcagcagcagcagcagcagcgacagcgctagcagcagcagcagcagcagcagcagcagcagcagcagcaccagcagcagcagcagcagcagcatcagcagcagcggcggcgccagcagcagcagcagcagcgcagcagcagcagcagcagcagcgcggtagcagcagcagcagcggcggcggcggcagcagcagcagcagcagcagcagcagcagcagcagcagcagcagcagcggcagtagcagcagcagcaagcagcacagcagcagcagcagcgacagcagcagcagcagcagcagcgacaacgctagcagcagcagcaccagcagcagcagcagcgcagcagcaccagcagcagcagcagcagcggcagcagcagcagcagcagcagcagcagcagcagcagcagcgacagcgccagcagcagcagcagcagcagcagcagcagcagcagagcagcagcagcagcagcagcacagcagcagcagcagcagcagcagtccagcagcagcagcagcgcagcagcagcagcagcagcagcagcgacacCCGCCAGCACGCAGCAGCGGCGGCAGCCgctgcggcagcagcagcagcagcagcaagcagcacagcagcagcagcagcaccagcagcagcagcagcagcagcagcagcaagcagtgccgttagcagcagcagcagcagcagcagcagcagcagcagcagcagcagcgacagcagcagcaagcagcagcagcagcagcggcagcagcagcagcgcaggcacagcagcagcggcagcgccagcagcagcagcagcagcagcagcagcagcagcagcagcagcagcagcgactggcaggcggcagcagcagcagcagcggcagcagcagcggcagcagtgcCACAGCGGCAGCAGAcacagagcagcagcacagcagcagcagcagcagcggccagcagcagcagcagcagcagtgacagcgcgcagcagcagcggcggcagcagcagcagcagcagcagagcagtgaagcagcaagcagcaggcagcagcagcagcacagcacagcagcagagagcagcagcagcagcagccagcagcagcagagcagcagagagcagcacaccagcagcagcagcagcagcagcagcagcagcagcagcagcagcagcagcagtgccagcacgcgcagcagcagcagcagcagcagtgcagcagcagcagcagcagcagcagcagcagcagcggcggcaccagcagcagcagcagcagcagcagcacggcggcagcagcggcggcagcagcagcagcggcagcggcagcagcgcagcagcagcagcagcagcagcagcagcagcagcagcagcagcagcgccagcagcagcagcagcagtcacagcagcagcagcagcagcagcggcagcgccagcagcagcagcagcagcagcagccgcagcaagcagcgcagcagcagcacagcagcagcagcagtcagcagcagcagcagcagcgccatagcagcagcagcagcagcagcagcagcagcagcagcagcagcacagcgacagcgccagcagcagcagcagcagcagcagcagcagcagcagcagcagcagcagcagcagcagcagcggcagcagcagagcGCAGCAGCCAGCAGCGCGCGACAGCGCAGCAGCagcgacagcagcagcagcagcagcggcagcagcgccAGCGCagagcagcagcacacagcagcgagcgcagcagcagcaccagcagcagcgcaGCCGGCAGCCGCGCACGGCGaaagcagcggcagcagcagcagcggcagcgacgcagcagcagcagcagcagcagcagcagcagcagcgcagcagcagcagcagcagcagcagcagcagcggcagcggcgcagcggcagcggcagcagcggcaggagcagcagcagcagcagcagcagcagagcagagcgaacagcagcagcagcggcagcacagcagcagcacgcAGCAGCAGTACCACCAGCAGCAGCGAGCCAGcacagcagcgcagcagcagcagcagagcaccagcagcgcagcagcgcagcagcagcgcggcagcagcagcagcagcagcgcagcagcagcagcagcagcagcggcacagCAGCAGCGCAGCGAGCAGCACAGCAGCACGCAGCACcgcacgcagcagcagcagcagcagcggcagcagcagcagcagcagcagcagcagcagcacagcgagcagccagcagccagcagcagcagcacagcagcggcagcagcagcagcggcagcagcagcagcagcagcacacagcagCAGCCGCCAGCGCAGCAGCCACCAGCAGCAGCGGCGCAGCAGCgcggggcagcagcagcagcgcgcaGCAGCAGCGACAgaccagcagcagcagaagaGCACCGCGCCAGCGAcccagcagcagcggcagcagcagcagcgcagccagcagcagcagagcgcAGCAGCACGCGGGGCAGCAGCAGAGAGcagcccagcagcagcagcggcagcagcagcggcagcagcgccagcagcagcagccagcggcgccagcaggcagcagcagcacagcggcggcagcagcggcagcagcagcagcagcggcagcagcagccagcagcagcagcagcaccagcagcgtgcagcagcagcagcagcgcagcagcagcagcagcgcacagcagcagcagcagcagcagcggtgcagcacagcagcagcagcagcagcagcagcagcagcagcagcagcagcagcagcagcagcagcgccggcaaagcagcagcagcagcacagcgcaCAGCAGCAGCGCCCGCAGCggcgccagcagcagcagcagcagcagcggcagcagcagcagcccgcGGCAGCCGGCAGCAGCAGCGCACCAGCGAAGCAGCTGCAGCAGCCCAGCAGCAGCGAGCAGCAGAGCAGCACGCAGCCAGCAGCGCAgcgcagagcagcagcagcagcggcagcggcggcagcagcagcagcagacagcagcagcGCCAGCagaagcacagcagcagcagcgcgcagcagcagcggcagcagtccGCGCAGCACAGCACCagcagcgagcagcagcagcacagcgcagacagccagcagcagcagcgcagcagcagcagcggcgcccccacagcagcagcagcggcagcagcagcagcagcagcagcggcaagCAGACAGCGCAGCCAGCAGCgcggcagcagcagcgcagcagcagcagcagcagcgccagCAGCAgcgagccagcagcagcagcagcagccagcagcagcagcagcagcacagcagcagcagagcacagCAGCAGCGGCGCcagcagcagcagtgcagcaaagcagcgcagcagcagcagcagcggcagcggcagcaccagccgcagcgcagcagcagcagcagcagcagcggcggcagcagcagcagcagggcggCAGCAGCAGTAGCGAGAGCAGCGCGACAGAGCAGCGCCGGCAGCaaggcagcagagcagcagcagcagcagcagtgccagcagcagcagcagcagcggcagcgccAGCAGCAgcgggcagcagcagcagcagcggcagcgcagcacgcagcagcagcagcaggagcagcgcggcagcagcagcgcagcagccgGCCCGCAGcacgcgcagcagcagcagcagcagcagccagcggcagcagcagcgagcagcagcagcagcgccagCGCCAGCGCCAGCGCACAGCAGCCACGGCGCAGCAGCACAGGCCCCAGCGGCAGCCGCCAGCGCGGACggccgagcagcagcacagccagcagCAGccggcacagcagcagcagcagccgccgcgagcagcagcgcagcagcgcagcagcagcagcgccagcagcagcagcagccagcagcagcagcggcgccAGCAGCAGCAACCAGCGACAGCGCGCGgagagcagcggcagcagcagagcagcagcacgaGCAGCAGCAGCGATGCAgtcagcggcagcagcagcagcagcagcggcagcagagcagcagcagcagcagccagcagcagcggcacacagcagcagcagcagcggcagcgcagcagcagcgcagccagcagcagcggcggcagccgcagcagcagcagccagcagcaaGCAGCGGGCAGCAGCGGCGCAGCAGCAGGCGCCCGGCCAGAGCGCAGCAGCGCGGCAGCAGCGCaccgcgcagcagcagcagcaccgcgcgcagcagcagcagcaggccacacggcagcagcagcagcagcgcagcagcagcagcgcgccagcacagcacagcagcGGCACACAGCACAGCGCAGCAGCCAGCAgcgcagcgcagcagcagcgagagcagcgagcagcagcagcagcagcagcagagcagcgcaGCACGCAGCAGGACAGCAGCCAGCGCAGCGAcccagcagcagcaggcagcagcagagcagcgggcagcagcagcagccaagagcacacacgcagcagcagcagcagcagcagcagcggcagcagcgcagcagcagcagcagcagcagcggcagcgacGCCAGCAGCGGCagcgccagcagcagcagcaggcgccgcagcagcagcagcagcagccgcacAGTGCCacccgcagcagcagcagcgcagcagagcccagcagcagcagcagcagcagcagcagcagccagcacgCGCGCGCAGCACACGAGCGCGccagcagcggcagcggcagaggagcggcggcagcagcagcggcagcagcagcagcagcgcgcaGCGGCAGCAGCGCGAGCACATGCagcgcagcagcggcagcagcagcagcagcagcagcagcagccagcccGCGCAGAGCGCCACACCGCGCCAGCagcgcagcggcagcagcagcgctGTGCCGTCGAGCAGCAGCAGCGCAAGACCCagagcagcagacagcaggcggCGCCGAGCGGTCGtagcagacagcagcagcagcgcagctgCCCACAAGCAGAACCAGCGGCAGCGGCggcacacagcagcagcagcacccgcGAGCagcgcagcacagcagcagcagcggccacAGAGCAGCCAGCAGCGGCAGCgcacggcagcagcagcagcagcaccagaaagcgaagcagcagcagcagcagcagtcgcccaagcagcagcggcagcggcagcagaGCGCGCAGCAGCCAGCGCAGCAGCGCAGAGAGCACGCGgccgcacagcagcagcagcgagcatcagcagcagcacagcagccgCACCAGCAGCACACGCAGCAGAAGCAGAGCAGCACGCGCAGCAGCACCAGCGCAGCAGAACCAGAGAGCGCCAGCCACTAGCAGCAGCAGCTCAGACAgcgggcagcagcagcagcggcagcaccgAGCCGGCCAGCGGCAGTGAccgagcagcagcagcaagcccaCAGCAGACCCCAGCAgtcagcagcagcaccggcccAGCGCACGCAGCGCAGCGCGCCACGGGCAGCGGCAgcgccagagagagagcagcacacAGCGGCGCCAGCAGCACCAGAGCAGCACAGCACGCAGCAGCAGCGCAGCGCCGGCAGAGCAGCAGCGCgggcagcagccagcagcagcagcgcgccagcagcagcagcgcggCAGCGGAccacagcagcggcagcagcccGCAAGCGCAGCCAGCAGCAGCGcgacaagcagcagcagcagcacagcagcagaccAGCTTAGCGAGCGCCAGCACGCAGCAGCGCCCAGCGCAGCGGCGCGAGGCGCGCGGGAGCGCGCGCGAggtcaacagcagcagcagcagcagcagcagcggcagggcgcagcggcagcagcggcagcagcaagcggcagcagcagcagcagcgcggcGGCAGCGCAGCAGCGCAGCGGCAGCAGCAAGCGCCCACCCACGCgagaccagcagcagcagcagcagcggcagcagcggcagTCAGCAGCGGCAGCGACAGCAGCGGGCGCAGCAGCAGCGCCAGAGCACCTACAGCAGCACCAGAGCGCGGGCAGCGGCAGCGGCGCAACCcagcgcagcagcagcgcagcagcagcagcagcgctaccagcagcagcagcagcagcagcagcagcagccgccagcagcagcggcagcagccagCGCGCGGGACCAGGAGCGCAGCCCCAGCAGCAGCACGCAAGCAGCAGCGACAACCAgcggcgcagcagcagcagcacgcaGCGCGCGCAGCAGCAGCGCCAAGCACCCGCAGCGCacgcagcagcagcggcagcagcagcagcagcagcagcagcagcagcgcgcaGCAGCAGCCCGCCAGCGCAGCGGCAgtcagcagcggcagcagcagcaggcggCACAGCGGCGCAGCAGAGCAcccacgcagcagcagcagcagcggcgcgGCGccgcagcagcggcagcagcagcagcaagcggcagcagcagcggcagctcTAGCGGCAGCAGCACcagccgcagcagcagcagcagcagcagggcgcGCAGACAGCAGCACGCAGCAGCGAGCAGCGGCAGACGCAGGGCGCAGCAGCAGCGCCCAGCAGCGGCACCAGCCGAACCCAGCGCAGCAGCGACCCAGcgggcagcagcggcagcagcagcagcgcagcagcagcagcagcagcggcagcgtgccagcagcagcacagcagcagcagccgcgagcagcagcagcagccgcagcggcagcagcagcagcagcagcagcagcaaggcaGCAGcgacaagcagcagcagcagcagcggcgcgCGCACAGCAGCAGccagtcagcagcagcagagcacagCGACCCCGCaccagcagcgcagcagcagcagcagcagcgagcgcgagcagcagcagcggcacagcgcagcagcagcagcggcagccgCACAGCAGCACCCAGCGCGTCCAGCCGCACCAGCAGcagaccagcagcagcagcagcggcagcagcaggagCGCAGCAGAGACCCGCGGAGCACAGCAGCGGCCGCCAGCAGCCAGCCCGGCACCCACAGCAGGCAGCAGCCGTGAGCAGCCACAGCGccggcagcagcagagcagcagcagcagtcagtcagcacCAGCAAGAGCAGGCAGCAGCgcgcgcagcagcagcaggcagcgGCGCAGCAGCAGCGCACCGCGACAGCGCCAGCGCAGCCGCCAGAGCAGCAGCACACGAGCCAGCagccagcacagcagcagcagcagcaccgcaacagcgaaccagcagcagcagcagcagcagcggcagcagcagcggcagcagcgaaGCAGCAGCGCGCAGCAGCGCCAGCAGCAGGGCAGCAgcggccagcagcagcagcagcacgcgCGCCAGCCCCAGCAGCGCCGCgccagcgcagcagcagcagcagcggcgcaGCGCCAGCGGCGagcgcggcagcagcagcagcagcgcacgCAGCAGAAGCCAgatagagcagcagcagcagcagcgcagcagccaGGCAGCGCGGCGCGCGGCAGCAGCATGGCGGCAGCAGCAGGACAGCCAGCAGCGCCGTTGAGCGACAGCCAGCAGCACCAGCGGGAGCGCCAGCACGCCCCAGCGCACAGCACAGCGCCAGCGCCCAGCAGCGCGGCAGCCACGGCCGCCGGCGCCAGCAGCAGAAGCACAGCAGCGGAAGAtaagcagcagcagcgcagcacgCAGCAGCAGCCCCACGACAGCAGCACTTAACGGAGAGCAGCGGCAGTGAGCaggcgcagcagcagcaggcaggcggcagcagcagcggcagccgCAGCAGacgaagcagcagcagcagcagcagcagcagcgaggcagcagcagcagcagcggacgccagcagcagcagcagccaggacaACGCAGCAGCGGCACGCAaccgcagcagcagcaccagcagcagcgacagcgaccagcagcagcagcagcgcagcgccgcacagcagcagcagccagcggcagcagcagcgcagcagcagcagccgcagcagcagcagcgaaagcacagcagcagcagcagcagcaccagcagcagcagcagcacagcacagcagcagcaccagcgcAGCAGCGCGAAGCCCGCGCCACCCCCAGCAGCGCAGCAGCACCCGACACCAGAGCGGCGCCAAGCCAGCAGCGCGCAGGCGCAGCAGCACACCAGCAGCGGCAGCCAGCGCGCGGCGAggcgcagcagcggcagcagcagcagcagcagcggcgcgGCAGCGCACAGCCAGCAGCCCAAcaggcagcagcaccagcagcacagCGACAGTGCCacacagcagcagcggcagcagcagcagcagcagcagcggcagcaccagcagcaggcaCCAGCAGCACCGCAccccgcagcagcagcagcagcggcgccACCCAcacgcgcagcagcagcagcagcaacagcagcagcagcgcacagcagcagcagacacGCCAGCGAGCAGCacccaacagcagcagcagcagcgcaacGCGGCGGCACCGCACCAGCGCGCCAACGGCAGCACAGGAACACGCACGCGCCACcgcagcgcagcagcagcgcagcggccacccagcagcagcagcagcagcagcagcagcagcagagcgcCAACCGCCAGAGAGCGCacggcgcagcagcagcagcaaccagcagcagcagcagccagcagcagcagcagcagcagcagccgcagcagcagcagcacag is a window of Salmo salar chromosome ssa18, Ssal_v3.1, whole genome shotgun sequence DNA encoding:
- the LOC123728654 gene encoding Holliday junction resolvase MOC1, chloroplastic-like; translation: MVEQGDGPDKAETLERGTMVELGDGPDKAETLERGTMVEQGDGPDKAETLERGTMVELGDGPDKAETLERGTMVEQGDGSDKAETLERGTMVELGDGPDKAETLERGTMVELGDGPDKAETLERGTMVEQGDGPDKAETLERGTMVEQGDGPDKAETERGTVVEQGDGPDKAETLERGTVLEQGDGPDKAETLERGTMVEQGDGPDKAETLERGTMVEQGDGPDKAETERGTMVEQGDGPGRSQAGLAEKESVEASGCVLPPYSSVTAAAAAAAAAQQQPASAAAAATAAAAAASTAQQQQQQQQQQQQQQQQPAPAAHSSSSSSRTAPAATAASTSSTAAALAAAAAAAVPLAAATAPAAAAATAAAAAAAAAAAAAAATALAAAAAAAAAAAVTAAAAAAAHRQRRQQQQQQQQQRAAAAAAAAAAALAAAAAAAAAAAARSSSSSSSSTAPAAAAAAAAAAAAAAAAAAQQRQRQQQQQQDSASSSSSSSSSTAAAEQQQRGSEAAAQQQQQQRQQQQQQQQQQQAAQ